Genomic segment of Drosophila ananassae strain 14024-0371.13 chromosome 2L, ASM1763931v2, whole genome shotgun sequence:
CTTTTGCCCTTTCTATGAAGGAAGCCCATCGGACCAGCTTGAAGATGATCGCTCTGCCCACCCAGTCGCCGGATTTGGGTGGCATTCTCGCCGAACGCTTAATAGGCGATCCCAAAGAGGTCGTAGTCCCGCCGGTCAAGACTACGGACTCTAGATCCAATAACCAGAGCATGCAGATAATCATTTGCATGCAGTTGGGAGAGCCAGGGGTACCTACCTGGCCGGATAAGTGCCGCTATGGGCTGCGATTGAAGCCCGCGTCCGCGATTGTCAATCACACGGAAAGCATGGGTCTGGTGCATGTTCCGTTTCCCGAAAGTGGACGATGGTGAGTTGATAAAGAACTTCACACCTATAGATTATCTCATGGAAAGATATCCTCTTCCTCCCACAGGTACGTAACTATGGGTCTCTTTTGTCACGGGGCGGAAACGGCCAGAGTCGCTATCGTGGAGATCGTCAAGGAGTTCATTAGCAAGCACCGCCAAGTCCTGGGAGAGCTGCGGCCTAGTTGTGGATGtgccaccaaagctccccgcTACTCCGAATGTTTGGCGACCCCCGCTTGCCTGGCAAAGATGAACGAATCCGAAGCCCTCGAGATAAAGGAGTGCATGATGGACTGCGCAGTGGAGTCCACCCAGATGACGCAACGGTTTGAGGAGCACCGCCGAGCAGCGATGGAGCAGCATGTGGCACTGGACAACTGCAACACCTCGGTGGTGTTCACTGTGTCCTCCAGTCCTTGTGTGGTTGGAAGGTGCGGTCGATTTGGTAGATGCTATCACTACATGTCCGGCGGCTTTGTCTTCAGCACATGCGTCTGCTCGAAGGGGTACAGGGGCTGGGACTGCACTGAGGACTCGCAGGTGCCCACCAACATGTCCATACTGGTGGCCACTTTGCTGCTGACCCTGAGCAACCTGCTCTTCTTCCCCAGCATTTACATGGCCATTAAAAGGCGCTACTTTACCGAGGGCGTCATCTACTTCTTCGCCATGTTCTTCTCCATATTCTACCATGCCTGCGATGCGGGCGAGGATGACTACAGTTTCTGCCTGGTGAAGATCGGGGTGCTGCAGTTCTGCGACTTTTACTGCGGCCTGCTGAGCATCTGGGTTACCTTGGTAGCCATGGCCCATGTCCGGTCGGAGCTGGTCTCCCTACTGCACATGTTCGGGGCCATCCTCCTGGCATTCGGCACGGAGCTGAACAAGCAAagtctgtgggttttcctggCGCCGGCCCTTACCGGAATCTGCCTGATCTCCACTAGCTGGGGCCTGCGCTGCGCCAAGAGCCGGAAGCTGTTCCCATCGCGGAGATACCTCTCCGTTTGGCTGCCTTTTGGCCTGACTCTGGTAATAGCTGGACTGGTGTGCTACGCATTCCTGCAGACTAAGCAGAACTACCACATCGTCCACTCCATCTGGCACATGGTCATGGCGCTGAGCATTCTGTGCCTGCTGCCTTCGCGGAAGTCCTTTCTGCCAAAGTGCTAGCACGCGGAGTTCGATTCCCATGGCCGGGAGCTCCTGCTAGCTGAGCAGGAGTTCTACATGTGAGATCACTGACTTCGTACTACTTTCCTCATCGGACAACATTACAGGACCTAGACTATAGCGCATAATgttaattttgtaaatattaacTATCCAAAGATAAGTTGGAATGGAATCAACTAAGCACTGAATGTTCACTAAGCGAAATGCACGGATTCTATCTAGAAAAAAAGAGCCTATTCCTTAGCCAATGTATCTGCATCTTCTAAAACACCCACTACGGCCTACTACTATGTGTTTAGAGTGCGAGCATTACCTACTACGAATCTGTTATACTTTTAGAAACTATTCAAAAAGCCTTACTAAACTTAATGGAGTGCACGCATGGAAAtgtgttttaaataatttgaagTGTACATAATATCTGTTGATAGATAAATCACATACTATAAGGTTAGTTTATAACTAGGTCATACTCTATAAACACTATCGcacttattaaaaaaaaaaatagcaatttatttattaaatatatgttTAAAACTGATAAACAAGATGGAAGAGCAAGGTTTTATTATAGTTTAATTGACTAAAGGTAAGTCATGTTATTTAAGAATCGTTAATAGTTCTATTATTTCTTTACATAATTTTTACATATTATCTATTCTCTACAATTTCGCTCAATTTTCTATCGTACACTTCCCGATCCATATCGGATTTCACGTTCAAATTGTTCGGCCTTCAGAGTCCCATCAATGCTTTCgcaatttttgttaaaaacaCTGTAGGCGCTCATCTCGTTCCGTTTCTTTGGACCCGTCCTGGTGTTGAAATAGATCCCAAACAGAGCCGAAAACATAAGGTAGACCAGGCCGAACTTTAGCTCAATGGCTATCACATAAACGGTTACCCAAAACAGAAAGTAAACAACCCAAAGGATGTACTTTAGGGTATTGTTTTCCTTGAAGTGATGATCTGTAGATCCGGATGCGGGTGCGGTATTATCTTCCTCTGGCAGCAGTTCATTTTCACTGGAGAAAACTGTCTCGTCATCCGATTGTTTTTCTAAGCTTTTTGTTGTAGGTTCTAGATCCTGAAATAAAAAGATGAATTGTAAATAACCGACGATCTATGAGCCTAAAAAAGTATCTTTGGATACTTACCTGTTGGACCTCGATTGTTGTATCTTTATTCGTCCCGGTGCCCAACATCCAGAATCTTCTCAGTTTgtctttaaaattatttactgTTTCCTGCCGCTTTTTCTGAAGGCGATATTGTCGCAATTGTTCTTGAAAATCAGCCATTAAATTTAGCTTACAagtattttgataaaaatataaacattcgGAAGCTAAGACGCGtcaacaataaaaatacacCAGATGTTTAGATATCGATATATTAGAGTCAGCTGTTAACTATCGATATATTTAGGGAAATGTTAGGGGtatttataaaaactaaactgttatttcttaaattttaaaagtattAATAAAGTTTAGTGGTTTTCaagtaaatttaatgttttacTGATTTTCCTATAATTTTATTGTGTAGTACGTGCAAATTTTGCGTTAAAAATCTATTCTTCTGCCAAATGAGGATATTTTCAAATGTAGAATGTGTGAAATAATTTCCTTTCTGCAAAAATTTGGCGGAATTTTTTGAAATGGATCCCATATAATATTTTCAGcacttttaaaatgcaaccAGCTTTTAGAATCACTAAAACGCACTTTCAAGATAAATTCTTGCCCTATTTGAATTCAAAGTTTAGCCATATGGAGTACTTTGGGTTGTAAATTATGTTGCTTAAagttgtaaatatttatatgtagAACGTCAGCTTCCTCACCTAAAAACAAATAGATATGTCGACATATGCCACCAGATTTATGTCAGTAATCTAGTGGAAGCATTCCATTTTCACACTCTTAATTGTCGTAAACATTAGAACgtaaacataaatattttttatgaaagaGATTTTGCTACCGTTAGTGATTACGTTAATCAACAATTATTTCCCAAGACATTCACTCTTTAacacaaaaatgtgtttatttGGGAGGgttatgataaaaaaaattatatagatcattttaattttaactttcctagctctaaaaatatataaattatttttaaagtaagataaagaaaatatattcaaatagataatttttttttattatatgggTAAAGATTACTTTGTAGAAAATACAATAATTTAAGTCTGGAAGACCCTGGAATTTTGTTAAACAGTATTACGCGCATTTTTATATCAGCTTCCACCTGGAACTCTGGGTGAAGATGAATGACGACCACCTTTGCATTATTTGCTCTAATGAATTGGAAAAACAGAATAAACGAGGCACTCAGGCGGGAGTACGGGGCCGTTCTTCTTTCAGATTCAGCAGACGGACCCAGTGAGTGATACACATTtgataaataaacataatatCATCTAGACCCTCAATtatctttattgttccccctGATAACCCAACCTCTGGGGGCGTCCTCTGGCACTCCAATAAAATTCTGCCACTGCTTTTATACCCACATCCGAGCGGAGTGGTGTTCAGTTTTAGTTTGTCGCAGGTTCGGGAATGCCACAAAAGTTAAAAGTCAATCCAAGAGATCAAAATGTCTTCGGAACAAAGCCAACAAGACGTTGAGGCAAAAGCAAACACGGTTGCCCCAAAAAATGAAAGTGGAGATCGGAGTGCTGGTCACGATTATGAGGATGTGCTTCAACTAATCGGTAGTGCTAGAATCCTTTCTGAACAAGAATTCCTAAGtaaaagtaaatatatatatttctaatcCAGGATTCGGGCGTGTGCAATGGATTGTCCTCTTGGCGGCAGGACTCCTCCTGATGATGGTCATAAACGAGACCATGGGCATGTCCTATATAACCATTGTGTCCCAGTGTGATTTTGAAATGAATTCAAAAGATAAAGCCATTATGAGTGCTGCCAGTTTTATCGGTGAGTGCGCAGTTTTTCTCTTCAGAGTTCCATGTTCACgtgaaataaatttttttataatctaGATAGTTAAATCTTTATCTTACACGTTTTCCTAGTTGTATATTTTACGCGTGAATTTTTTACACATTTCAGGAATATTCTGTTCCTCATATTTTTGGGGATATTTGAGTGACACTATAGGTCGCAGACCGGTATTGATTTATACCACCATTGCTGGAAATGTGCTATCTGTGTGCTCTATTTTTATTCCAAACTATTGGTTCTACGTCTTTCTACGTTTTGGTGTAGGATTCTTGTAAGTATTGACTTAATTATATCAGAACCCAACGTGACTTTACACTgattaaatgcaattttatAATGAAGTGCTATCATGAACTAATATTGAAGACATTTCtattgacaaaaaattaaaatactaAACAAATTTAGTTggtaaatataataaaatggtGTATAtgagttttaattttatatttatattttgtaaaCAGCATTGCTGGAGCCTCTTCCACGACTTATGCGTACTTGGGAGAATTCTTTACTCCCCGACACCGTCCCATTGCCATAAACTACGCCAGTCTTTTTGTGGGAATTTCCACGGTCTATGTGCCAGGtaatgaaatatataaaaactcTAAAATCATCAAAAACTAACTGAAGGCGCTCTGCAGCCATTGCCTGGCTGGTGCTATCCATGGATTGGAGTATTAGTGTGACGGATGACTTTGCTTTCCGTCCTTGGCGACTTCTTACCATTTGCTATATGCTCCCCGGAGTAATAGGAACCATAATGCTGTGGACTTTACCGGAAAGTCCCAAGATTCTATTGTCCTTACACAAAACGGAAGAGGCTTTTTCGGTAGCGGATTGGATTGCAGTGAAAAACTCAGGGAAACATTTGCATGAATTCAAAgtacaaaaactaaaaacagaAGGTTGTTCTGATGGAGAGAATATTCTACTCATATCTAAATCAGCGTAAGTTCATTATAAATTCCTATTCAATACTGCTACCTTGAAAATAATTGACTTAACCTTAGATCAGCAACCATAAAGAAAATGTGGAAGGAAACACTGCCACTTCTGAAAAGACCGCACCTGGTAAACTTTGTTATAAGTTGCACAATCATGTGTGGCCTATTTTTCAGGTAATTTCTTAAACATGTAAAATATGTTTGGGTCTtacattaaatttaaatatctaCAGTTCCTCTGGCATGGGTCTTTGGTATCCAGAGATTCAAAACCGTTTGGGTTCTGCGGACTCTGACAATTTAACAGTCTGCAACGTTATCGATGCCTCCATTGATCAAATGCAAGCCAATCAGACTAATAAAGTAactatattaatatttatctTATTAATTTAATGCTAAAGCTTAGTGCTTTCTAGGTGTGTGATGATCACATAAACACCAAGAGCTACGTTGATACAATCACTTATGGAACCGCCTTAATAGTGGGCTACATCTTAATGGGCCTTGTCATAAACAAAATTGGACGAAAGGCTTCCATTTTCCTTGGCCTTACCTTCGCTGGAGCCTGTGCTCTAGCCCTGATTTGGATCAAAGACGATGTGGCTATTGTGATAGCCTTCTGTTTGTATTTGGTCCTGCCAGGGCTTTGCATATCGATCCTCAGTGGAGCTGTAGTGGATCTTGTTCCAACCCATCTCCGCGGAAAAGCAGTATGTATTTGTCTGATGCTCGGAAGAACAGGAAGCGTTTTTGGTAGCAACATTATTGGAGTACTACTGGACGCCTATTGCACTGCGACATTCGGGGTTTTCTCTGGATTTGTTTTACGTGGGTAGATCAGCATTTTTTCTTATACTCCATATTAATAAgttattttgctttttttacAGTCTGCGCCTTATTGACGTTGATACTGCCTATTTGAGATTGTTAtgttatttaata
This window contains:
- the LOC6499880 gene encoding SAYSvFN domain-containing protein 1, which translates into the protein MADFQEQLRQYRLQKKRQETVNNFKDKLRRFWMLGTGTNKDTTIEVQQDLEPTTKSLEKQSDDETVFSSENELLPEEDNTAPASGSTDHHFKENNTLKYILWVVYFLFWVTVYVIAIELKFGLVYLMFSALFGIYFNTRTGPKKRNEMSAYSVFNKNCESIDGTLKAEQFEREIRYGSGSVR
- the LOC6500680 gene encoding synaptic vesicle glycoprotein 2B — translated: MSSEQSQQDVEAKANTVAPKNESGDRSAGHDYEDVLQLIGFGRVQWIVLLAAGLLLMMVINETMGMSYITIVSQCDFEMNSKDKAIMSAASFIGIFCSSYFWGYLSDTIGRRPVLIYTTIAGNVLSVCSIFIPNYWFYVFLRFGVGFFIAGASSTTYAYLGEFFTPRHRPIAINYASLFVGISTVYVPAIAWLVLSMDWSISVTDDFAFRPWRLLTICYMLPGVIGTIMLWTLPESPKILLSLHKTEEAFSVADWIAVKNSGKHLHEFKVQKLKTEGCSDGENILLISKSASATIKKMWKETLPLLKRPHLVNFVISCTIMCGLFFSSSGMGLWYPEIQNRLGSADSDNLTVCNVIDASIDQMQANQTNKVCDDHINTKSYVDTITYGTALIVGYILMGLVINKIGRKASIFLGLTFAGACALALIWIKDDVAIVIAFCLYLVLPGLCISILSGAVVDLVPTHLRGKAVCICLMLGRTGSVFGSNIIGVLLDAYCTATFGVFSGFVLLCALLTLILPI